The genomic DNA AAATTAAAAGAAGGACAAATTATAACGTCGTTCGAATTAAGAGATGAAAATTCTTTATTACGTCGTGAAGATAAAGCTTTAGTTGAAGCTCGTGATGCGAGACCAGCAACAGCAACACCAATACTACAAGGTATTACACGTGCATCTTTACAGACTAAGTCGTTTATTTCTGCAGCATCGTTCCAAGAAACAACAAAAGTTCTTAACGAAGCAGCTGTAGCAGGTAAAGTTGATTCTTTAGAAGGCTTAAAAGAAAATGTAATTGTAGGACATAGAATTCCAGCTGGTACTGGTATGCGTTCTTACGAAAACATAATTGTAGGGTCTAAAGAAGAGTTTGATCAAATGATGCAAGCTAAACAAGAAGTAAATTATAATTAGTAATTTAACTTTAATATAATAATTGAAAAGAATCCTGCTTAATAGCGGGATTCTTTGTTAAACACAAAAAAATTATGGACGATAATCAAAATAAAAAACCAAAACAAGGACAGATTAATATAGAGTTAGATGAAAAAGTAGCAGAAGGTACTTATTCTAATTTGGCGATAATAAATCATTCGGTTTCAGAGTTTGTTGTAGACTTTGTAAGTATTATGCCTGGCGCACCAAAAAGTAAAGTAAAATCTAGAATTATATTAACACCACAACATGCAAAACGTTTATTAAAAGCTTTAAACGATAATGTACAGCGATTTGAAAAAGCACATGGAGAAATTAAAGATTATGAACAACCACCTATACCATTAAATTTTGGGCCAACTGGTCAAGCTTAATTAAATATTAAAAAATCCCCAAATAACTATTTGGGGATTTTTTAATAACAGAATTAAAAATAATAATTTTCTATTTTAAATTATTTTAAAATAAATTTTAATTATTAATCAAAAAAAACAACACTTTAAAACGTTGTTTTTTTTTATTTATATTTTAATAACTATATGTGTGTTGTAAAATTTTATTTTAGCTATTAAATAGCTTTAAAATGAGTTTTTTGTTATTCAAACTCAGAAACGTAATGAAATTTTACATTTGGATATTTCTGTTCAGTCATTTGTAATGAGAAAGAAGAATCTGCTAAAAAAACTAATTGTCCTCTTTTGTCTTTCGCCAGAAAACGCTGTTTTACACGTTTAAATTCTTTAAATTCTTCACTTTTTGGGTCTTTAGGCTCTACCCAACAAGCTTTATATACATTTAAATTTTCATAAGTACATTTTGCACCATATTCATGTTCTAATCTATATTGTATAACTTCATATTGTAAGGCTCCAACGGTTCCAATTACTTTTCTACCATTTAATTCTAAAGTAAATAATTGTGCAACTCCTTCATCCATTAATTGGTCTATACCTTTATATAATTGTTTAGATTTTAAAGGATCGGCGTTATTTATATATCTAAAATGTTCAGGAGAAAAACTAGGAACACCTTTATAGTTAAGTACTTCACCTTCGGTTAAAGTATCACCTATTTTAAATGTACCAGTATCTTGTAAACCCACAATATCACCAGGATACGAGACGTCAACTATTTCTTTTTTCTCTGCAAAAAAGGCATTGGGACTAGAGAATTTTACTTTTTTATTATGTCTTACATGTAAATATGGAGTATTTCTTTTAAATTCTCCTGAGACTATTTTTACGAATGCTAATCTATTTCTGTGATTAGGATCCATGTTTGCATGAATTTTAAAAACAAAACCAGAAAAGTTTTTTTCATCTGGTTCTACTATACGTTCTTCACTTTGCTTTGGTCTTGGTTTAGGAGCAATTTCAACAAAACAATCTAATAATTCTCTTACTCCAAAACTATTTAGGGCAGAGCCAAAAAATACTGGCTGCAGTGTACCTTTTAAATACTCTTCGTTATTAAATTTTGGGTATATACCTTCTACAAGTTCAATTTCTTCTCGTAGTGTATTTGCAGATTTTTCACCAACCAAATCATCTAATTCTGAAGAGTTTAAGTTGGAAATTTCAATGGTTTCTTCAATGTTTTTACGACTATCACCACTAAATAAGTTTATGTTTCTTTCCCAAATATTATAGATCCCTTTAAATTCGTAGCCCATTCCAATAGGGAAACTTAAAGGTGTAACTTTAAGTCCTAATTTTTGTTCAATTTCGTCCAATAATTCAAAAGCATCCTTTCCTTCACGATCCATTTTATTTATAAAAACAATCATAGGAATGTTTCTCATTCGGCAAACTTCCACTAATTTTTCAGTTTGCTCTTCTACACCTTTTGCTACATCAATAACCACTATAACACTATCTACAGCAGTTAAAGTTCTAAAAGTATCTTCAGCAAAGTCTTTATGACCAGGTGTATCTAATATGTTTATTTTTATGCCATCATATTCAAATGCTAATACAGAAGTAGCAACAGATATTCCTCTTTGGCGCTCAATTTCCATAAAGTCACTTGTAGCACCTTTTTTTATTTTATTGCTTTTTACAGCTCCTGCTTCTTGTATTGCACCACCAAAAAGTAAAAGTTTTTCAGTTAATGTTGTTTTACCAGCATCAGGGTGGGATATTATACCAAAGGTTCTTCTTCTCTTTATTTCTTCTAAAAATTTCATCATTATAATTTGTACAAATATAATTGTATTGCTTTTATTATTTATAATATAATATTTCCAATACATTAAAAAAGTGAAACCTAATTTATTAAAGTTCCTAAAAACTAAAAAGACATTTTTCTTTTTATATATTTGTTAACATATGTATACAGTGTGACTTTTTATGATAATACATGAAATTGCACTTTAACGGTTATATTTGCGTTTTATCCAATATTTATGAAAACTTTAGTTTTTAAATTAACTAAAAGTGTTAATTGCTATAATTTCGTATTTAAATTTTTAAAAGGTACTTAAACGAAAAAAAAAATCTAATCGGCGTTTATTTTTAAAATGTTTATTTTTAATATATAAATTAGTACATATTATTTTTAGTTTTTTGAGTCTTTTTAATAAATATTAAATAAATAACAGAGGTATTTTTATATGACAAAAATTACTTATCGATTATTATTAGCTTCATTTCATAAAATTAAAATTCCTACAGTTTTGAAGGATCTATCATGCGCCAGTTTTACAACTGGCTTATTTCGTTATACAAAATTCCAAAAAAGTTTTCAATCAAATTATATTCATTCTAATATGAAAAATTCTACTCTATCAAGTAATAATTGGTTAAATAGCATATTGCTTTTTATTGCTTTTCTATTAATTACACCTAACGTGTTTGCTGATGGAACAAAGCAAGTAATGCCAAATCAAAACAATGGTACAGCATTATATATTGTAACAGATACTAATTTTGGAGGATCTCTAGTTGGACCATATTTAGGGACTTCGGAATCTCAACGTGTTTATTTTACAATTGCAGACGCTTCAACAGAAAATTTATATTTTGGTTTGCAAGCCCGAATGCGAAATAGTTTTGCAGGAGGAAATAATCCATTAGGGACTAATTTTTACTACCAGATTTTTAATGAAGCAGGTGTTGCTCAAACATCACCAATATTATTTGGTAATACTAGTGGAGAAAACGGGTTTATTGAGACTTATAATGAAGCTGTAGCAGGACCAAATATTGGTGGTGCGACTCCTACTGGTTATACTCCTTTAAGTTTTAATCCAACTGCAAATGGAAATTACTATATAGCACTTTATAGTAGTTATGATGGAGGTACAACTGTAGCTACAGGAGGAAATACTTTAAATGGTTTAGATCAATTAATGTTTTTACCTTATTTTGATTTTACAGTTTCTACAGCTGCTAATGTACAATCTGAAGGACGTATATGGTCTAGAAAATGGAGTTTTATTACTTATTTAGTGGAAGATGCAGATAATGATGTTAATACACCAGATGTACCTAATCCTACTGAAGCGGCCTCTTTTGAAGGAAACTTTTTTGCTTATACAGATGATCAAGTAATTTTAGAAGTAGATTTTGCTGAAGGTTTTAGGCCTTTTGGTTATCAATTAGCTATGAATAGATTTGGTGTGGTTGATGATGATTCAGACCCTTCAAATAGCTTTATAGCTTCTAGAACATCTAAAACTTATGGTTTAGCAGCTCCAGCTAATTTAGATAATGGATATCAAGTTTTTATAGCATCTCCAGATCAAAATGTTTTTATTCCTAGTCCTGAACCAAGTCCTGTTGTTGCTAACGGAATTGTTGGTTGTCCAGGAAGTTACTTTATTCCGGTTACTTTACAATTAGCTCAGGATACTGCAGTTTTATTAGAATTTAATGGAACTCCAGGTTATCAGTCTGGTACTACAGATGTTCTTTTAGAATCTTTTGAAAACGAACCAGGAGAAGTTTTTATACCATGGGATGGTAATGATGGTTTAGGTACGCCTGTAACGTCAAGTACAATTTCTGTTTCTGTAAATTCATTTATAGGTAGAACAAATGTACCGATGATTGATGCCGAATTGAATTTAAATGGTTTAAGTGTAACAGGAGTTGCTCCTAATACAAATAGCAGACTTTTACGTTGGGATGATAGAGATATAATTGTTACAGGTACAGTTTGTGATGGTTCAAATCAATTAAACAATTTAACAACTGTTGATGGCACGTTTCACCGTTCTGGCCTTTTAGATGGAATAGTAGGTCCTGCTCACGCGTGGAGTTCAAGTAATCCAGATGATTCTGTTCCAGCAATCAGTCAGGGTGGAAATGATAGTGATAACTTATTATGTAATGATTTTGGTAATACACGTGTAATTAATACTTGGACTTATGGAGCTACTGTAGAAACAGAACCAGTTACTTTAGATTTACCTAATTGTGATGGAGATACTGATGATGATGGAATTGATGATATTACCGATTTGGATGATGATAATGATGGTATATTAGATACAGATGAATTAAATTGCTCTCCTGGTTTTGTTGATTTAGGTCAAACTTTTAATGATAATACTTCAGATCCAGTAATTGTTAACAATGCGTATGTTTATAACAGTACAAATGTTGACATGACTTTTGAAATTGAAGGAAGTGCGGTTTGGGCAGGAGGAGTAAGTAACCAAACAGCAGCAGGTGTGTCAGGCTCTTATGTAAACACCCAGCCTTCTAATACAAATTTTGTTAATGGAGATGTTGGAGTATACACATTTACATTTTCACAAACAGTTTATAATATAAAATTTAAATTTGGAGGTTTAGATAATGAAGATAGAGCGGATTTTATAGCATCGGAATCAGGATTTAATGTTCCAGTACAATTAACAGATATTAATTTAGCAGGAAATGGAACTTTCAGTGGTCAATCTGTAGTAAGTAGTGCTAATTCAGGAAATGCTCCAAATAATAGCGTGCAATTAGAAATAGCAGCTGCAAATCAAATAATAATTAGGGTTGCTAAAGACAATGGAAATACGGGTAATGTAACTTTACAATTTTATGAATTAGAATATTGTTTGCCAATCAACTCAGATACAGATGGAGCTCCTAACCATTTAGATAATGATAGTGATGCAGATGGTTGTCCTGATGCTTTAGAGGGTAGTGGACTATATGAAGCAAGTACATTAGAGGGAGATGGTAGTTTAGGAGATAATGTAGATGCAAACGGAATCCCTGAAACATCAGGTTCAATTTCTTTACAACAAACAGATGTTAGTTCTACAGATTCTAATGTGTCAAGTGCAGAATGTGTTCCAGTAGCTTTAGATGATACGGGATCAAGTACAGCACCAGTAAGTGATGCTAATACAGTATCAGTAAATGTTGTATCAAACGATACCGATAGTAATGGAACAATCGATGTAAGTACAGTAGATT from Lacinutrix sp. 5H-3-7-4 includes the following:
- a CDS encoding peptide chain release factor 3 — encoded protein: MKFLEEIKRRRTFGIISHPDAGKTTLTEKLLLFGGAIQEAGAVKSNKIKKGATSDFMEIERQRGISVATSVLAFEYDGIKINILDTPGHKDFAEDTFRTLTAVDSVIVVIDVAKGVEEQTEKLVEVCRMRNIPMIVFINKMDREGKDAFELLDEIEQKLGLKVTPLSFPIGMGYEFKGIYNIWERNINLFSGDSRKNIEETIEISNLNSSELDDLVGEKSANTLREEIELVEGIYPKFNNEEYLKGTLQPVFFGSALNSFGVRELLDCFVEIAPKPRPKQSEERIVEPDEKNFSGFVFKIHANMDPNHRNRLAFVKIVSGEFKRNTPYLHVRHNKKVKFSSPNAFFAEKKEIVDVSYPGDIVGLQDTGTFKIGDTLTEGEVLNYKGVPSFSPEHFRYINNADPLKSKQLYKGIDQLMDEGVAQLFTLELNGRKVIGTVGALQYEVIQYRLEHEYGAKCTYENLNVYKACWVEPKDPKSEEFKEFKRVKQRFLAKDKRGQLVFLADSSFSLQMTEQKYPNVKFHYVSEFE
- a CDS encoding DUF3467 domain-containing protein, whose product is MDDNQNKKPKQGQINIELDEKVAEGTYSNLAIINHSVSEFVVDFVSIMPGAPKSKVKSRIILTPQHAKRLLKALNDNVQRFEKAHGEIKDYEQPPIPLNFGPTGQA